Proteins encoded in a region of the Panicum hallii strain FIL2 chromosome 3, PHallii_v3.1, whole genome shotgun sequence genome:
- the LOC112884561 gene encoding F-box protein At5g46170-like: protein MSEDLAGSRRWRCDLCGDDRWLSGAAGDDHFDRLPDALLLVIFNRIGDVKALGRCSIVSRRFHELVPLVDSVLVRVDCVIPDEPPSSSSPSAPSSPTASVRARGVFSQIARIVLGGIVKPIQALGQILSPAHSASGFSASSASSSSSFPPSSTSYSPLPPGDVSHHSPSEVLRSFKELRHLRIELPAGELGTDDGVMLKWKADFGSTLGSCVILGASSASPSPAGSDGASTAPSVDSGRSEPEECDDSGSIPESFYTNGGLRLRVVWTISSLIAAAGRHYLLQPIVADHTTLERLDLTDADGQGVLTMDKCQLQELRVRPVSSSAASHRTLMPELSMWLWYAPCIELPGGLVLNGATLVAIKPSEEATRDMVGNGAATAAWVLDAFEEPYRTAARMLLKRRTYTLEMNSF from the coding sequence ATGTCCGAAGATCTAGCGGGATCCCGCCGCTGGCGGTGCGACCTCTGCGGCGATGACCGCTGGCTGTCGGGGGCCGCCGGCGACGACCACTTCGACCGCCTCCCCGACGCGCTCCTCCTCGTCATCTTCAACCGCATCGGCGACGTCAAGGCGCTCGGCCGCTGCTCCATCGTCTCCCGCCGCTTCCACGAGCTCGTCCCCCTCGTCGACTCCGTCCTCGTCCGCGTCGACTGCGTCATCCCCGACgagcccccctcctcctcctcgccgtccGCGCCGTCCTCCCCCACGGCCTCTGTACGCGCCCGCGGGGTCTTCTCACAGATCGCGCGCATCGTGCTCGGCGGCATCGTGAAGCCCATCCAGGCGCTCGGCCAGATCCTCTCACCGGCCCACTCTGCCTCCGGCTTTTCGGCATCCTCCGCTTCCTCGTCGTCATCTTTCCCCCCATCTTCGACGTCGTACTCGCCGTTGCCTCCTGGGGACGTATCGCACCACTCGCCCTCGGAGGTGCTCCGCTCCTTCAAGGAGCTCCGCCACCTTCGCATTGAGCTTCCGGCGGGCGAGCTTGGCACGGACGACGGCGTGATGCTCAAGTGGAAGGCTGACTTCGGGTCCACGCTCGGCAGCTGCGTCATCCTCGGCGCatcctcggcctcgccgtcccCTGCTGGCTCAGATGGCGCGAGCACAGCTCCCTCTGTTGACAGTGGCCGCAGCGAGCCCGAGGAATGTGACGATTCAGGAAGCATCCCAGAATCGTTCTATACAAATGGGGGGCTGAGGCTGCGGGTGGTGTGGACAATCAGCTCGCTGATTGCAGCAGCAGGGAGGCATTACTTGCTGCAGCCAATCGTTGCTGACCACACAACGCTGGAAAGATTGGACCTGACGGACGCAGATGGGCAGGGAGTGCTCACCATGGACAAGTGCCAACTGCAGGAGCTGCGGGTGAGACCGGTATCATCATCTGCAGCCTCGCACCGGACCCTCATGCCGGAGCTTAGCATGTGGTTGTGGTACGCACCATGCATTGAGCTGCCTGGGGGGTTGGTGCTAAATGGTGCGACTTTGGTGGCCATCAAGCCGAGTGAGGAGGCTACAAGGGACATGGTAGGGAATGGGGCTGCTACGGCAGCCTGGGTTTTAGATGCATTCGAGGAGCCATACCGGACAGCAGCGAGGATGCTTCTCAAGCGGAGGACTTACACCCTTGAGATGAATTCATTCTAA
- the LOC112886565 gene encoding tyrosine decarboxylase-like, whose translation MPSTSAINKMPPPSYSFPLTDEGTRSGQEEYYTTWELTPRSTAMAILNHGDTTTANGSSPADAAAVAPAMPSLVQPPLDADEFRRQGRLVVDFIADYYTRIDEHPVRPAVAPGFLARQLPDTAPARPEPGDDALAAALRDVRDLILPGVTHWQSPRHFAHFAATASNVGALGEALTAGLNINPFTWAASPAATELEVVVTDWLGKALHLPESLLFSGGGGATLLGTSCEAMLCTLVAARDRKLAEIGEERIGDLVVYCSDQTHFSFQKAARIAGIRRGNYREIPTSRESGFTLSPKVLRAAVRADEAAGRVPLFLCATVGTTPTAAVDPLRELCATVAGHGVWVHVDAAYAGAACVCPEFRHAIAGAEAVDSFSTNPHKWLLANMDCCALWVRRPEALTAALGTDHDVILKDPSSERDCGRGVVDYKDWQVALSRRFRALKLWLVLRCHGVEGLRGFVRAHVRMAAAFEDMVRADARFEVPVPRQFALVCFRLRSAAAGEKRARDGDDAEPNELNRRLLEAVNATGRAYMSSAVVGGIYVLRCAIGNSLTEERHVREAWCVVQEQATVVLAAAACTEERAVHSARCADAPAAVPPVQNEVSLHSFLNS comes from the coding sequence ATGCCGTCCACGAGCGCAATTAATAAAATGCCCCCGCCCTCCTACTCCTTTCCACTCACCGATGAAGGCACTCGATCTGGCCAAGAAGAGTACTACACCACGTGGGAGCTCACACCGCGGTCTACTGCCATGGCCATCCTGAACCACGGCGACACCACCACAGCGAACGGCAGCAGCCcggccgacgccgccgccgttgcacCTGCCATGCCTTCGCTTGTTCAGCCGCCGCTGGACGCCGACGAGTTCCGCAGGCAGGGGCGCCTGGTCGTGGACTTCATCGCGGACTACTACACGCGCATCGACGAGCACCCCGTGCGTCCAGCCGTCGCTCCGGGGTTCCTGGCCCGGCAGCTTCCCGACACTGCGCCGGCGCGGCCAGAGCCCGGCGACGACGCGCTCGCCGCGGCGCTCCGCGACGTCCGCGACCTCATCCTGCCCGGCGTCACGCACTGGCAGAGCCCCCGCCACTTCGCGCACTTCGCGGCCACGGCCAGCAATGTGGGTGCCCTCGGCGAAGCCCTCACCGCGGGGCTTAACATCAACCCCTTCACGTGGGCAGCCTCGCCGGCAGCCACCGAGCTCGAGGTCGTTGTCACCGACTGGCTCGGCAAGGCGCTGCACCTCCCGGAGAGCTTGCTGTTTTCTGGAGGCGGCGGGGCCACACTGCTGGGGACGTCCTGCGAGGCCATGCTCTGCACCCTCGTTGCAGCGAGGGACCGGAAGCTCGCCGAGATAGGCGAGGAGCGGATAGGAGACCTCGTCGTCTACTGCTCCGACCAGACCCATTTCTCCTTCCAGAAGGCCGCGCGCATTGCCGGCATCCGCCGGGGAAACTACCGCGAGATACCAACGTCCAGGGAGAGCGGCTTCACTCTCTCGCCCAAGGTGCTCCGTGCCGCCGTGCGTGCTGACGAGGCGGCGGGCAGGGTCCCGCTGTTCCTGTGCGCCACGGTGGGGACCACCCCGACGGCGGCGGTCGACCCTCTCCGCGAGCTCTGCGCCACCGTGGCCGGGCACGGCGTGTGGGTGCACGTGGACGCGGCCTACGCCGGCGCCGCGTGCGTGTGCCCGGAGTTCCGCCACGCCATCGCTGGCGCGGAGGCGGTGGACTCGTTCAGCACCAACCCGCACAAGTGGCTCCTCGCCAACATGGACTGCTGCGCGCTGTGGGTGCGGCGGCCCGAGGCGCTgacggccgcgctcggcaccgaCCACGACGTGATCCTCAAGGACCCGTCGTCGGAGCGGGACTGCGGCCGTGGCGTGGTGGACTACAAGGACTGGCAGGTCGCGCTGAGCCGCCGGTTCCGCGCGCTGAAGCTGTGGCTCGTGCTACGGTGCCACGGCGTCGAGGGTCTGCGCGGCTTCGTGCGCGCCCACGTGCGTATGGCCGCGGCGTTCGAGGACATGGTGCGCGCCGACGCGCGGTTCGAGGTGCCCGTGCCGAGGCAGTTCGCGCTGGTGTGCTTCCGGctgcgctccgccgccgctgggGAGAAGCGCGCCCGTGACGGTGACGACGCGGAGCCTAACGAGCTCAACAGGAGGCTCCTCGAGGCGGTGAACGCGACGGGGCGGGCGTACATGAGCTCCGCCGTGGTCGGCGGCATCTACGTGCTGCGCTGCGCCATCGGCAACTCGCTCACCGAGGAGCGGCACGTCCGGGAGGCGTGGTGCGTGGTGCAGGAGCAAGCCACCGTTGTCTTGGCTGCCGCGGCGTGCACGGAGGAACGTGCGGTACACAGTGCCCGTTGCGCCGATGCTCCAGCTGCTGTTCCTCCTGTGCAGAATGAGGTTTCCCTCCATTCATTCTTGAACAGTTAG
- the LOC112884559 gene encoding calreticulin isoform X1: MAIRGGSSFALAALLALASVAAVAGEVFFQEKFEDGWESRWVKSDWKKDENMAGEWNHTSGKWNGDAEDKGIQTSEDYRFYAISAEYPEFSNKDKTLVLQFSVKHEQKLDCGGGYVKLLGGDVDQKKFGGDTPYSIMFGPDICGYSTKKVHTILTKDGKNHLIKKDVPCETDQLTHVYTLIIRPDATYTILIDNEEKQTGSVYEHWDILPPKQIKDPEAKKPEDWDDKEYIPDPEDKKPEGYDDIPKEIPDPDAKKPEDWDDEEDGEWTAPTIPNPEYKGPWKQKKIKNPNYQGKWKAPMIDNPDFKDDPYIYAFDSLKYIGIELWQVKSGTLFDNIIITDDPALAKKFAEETWGKHKEAEKAAFDEAEKKKEEEEAAKAGDEDDDLEDEEDDEKADEDKADSDAEDGKDSDDEKHDEL, encoded by the exons ATGGCGATTCGCGGGGGGTCTTCATTTGCCCTCGCGGCACTGCTCGCGCTCGCCTCTGTCGCAGCCGTCGCCGGCGAGGTCTTCTTCCAGGAGAAGTTCGAAG ATGGCTGGGAAAGTCGGTGGGTCAAGTCCGACTGGAAGAAGGATGAGAACATGGCTGGTGAATGGAACCACACGTCTGGGAAATGGAATGGAGATGCTGAGGACAAAG GTATCCAGACCTCTGAGGACTACAGGTTCTATGCCATTTCGGCGGAGTACCCTGAGTTCAGCAACAAGGATAAGACCCTGGTGCTGCAGTTCTCAGTGAAGCACGAGCAGAAGCTGGACTGCGGTGGTGGTTATGTCAAGTTGCTTGGCGGTGATGTCGACCAGAAGAAATTCGGTGGAGACACACCTTACAG CATTATGTTTGGACCAGATATCTGTGGATACAGCACCAAGAAGGTTCACACTATCCTGACAAAGGATGGCAAGAACCACCTGATCAAGAAGGATGTGCCTTGCGAGACTGACCAGCTGACACATGTGTACACTTTGATCATCCGCCCTGATGCGACATACACCATTCTCATTGACAATGAAGAGAAGCAAACAGGCAGCGTCTACGAGCACTGGGACATACTTCCCCCAAAGCAAATCAAGGACCCAGAGGCTAAGAAG CCCGAAGACTGGGATGACAAGGAGTACATTCCTGACCCTGAGGACAAGAAGCCAGAG GGCTATGATGACATTCCCAAGGAAATTCCTGACCCTGATGCTAAGAAG CCTGAGGACTGGGATGATGAGGAAGATGGTGAATGGACTGCCCCTACCATTCCCAACCCAGAATACAAGGGACCATGGAAGCAAAAG AAAATCAAGAACCCGAACTACCAGGGTAAATGGAAGGCACCTATGATTGACAACCCAG ATTTCAAGGATGATCCATACATTTATGCTTTTGACAGCCTCAAGTACATTGGCATTGAGCTGTGGCAG GTTAAATCAGGTACTTTGTTTGACAACATCATCATCACCGACGACCCAGCGTTGGCTAAGAAATTTGCAGAGGAGACATGGGGCAAGCACAAGGAG GCTGAGAAGGCTGCTTTTGATGAGGctgagaagaagaaggaagaggAG GAAGCTGCCAAGGCTGGTGATGAGGACGATGACCTAGAG GATGAGGAAGATGATGAGAAGGCAGACGAGGACAAAGCTGACTCTGATGCCGAGGATGGCAAGGATTCTGATGATGAGAAGCAC GACGAGCTCTAG
- the LOC112884559 gene encoding calreticulin isoform X2, giving the protein MAIRGGSSFALAALLALASVAAVAGEVFFQEKFEDGWESRWVKSDWKKDENMAGEWNHTSGKWNGDAEDKGIQTSEDYRFYAISAEYPEFSNKDKTLVLQFSVKHEQKLDCGGGYVKLLGGDVDQKKFGGDTPYSIMFGPDICGYSTKKVHTILTKDGKNHLIKKDVPCETDQLTHVYTLIIRPDATYTILIDNEEKQTGSVYEHWDILPPKQIKDPEAKKPEDWDDEEDGEWTAPTIPNPEYKGPWKQKKIKNPNYQGKWKAPMIDNPDFKDDPYIYAFDSLKYIGIELWQVKSGTLFDNIIITDDPALAKKFAEETWGKHKEAEKAAFDEAEKKKEEEEAAKAGDEDDDLEDEEDDEKADEDKADSDAEDGKDSDDEKHDEL; this is encoded by the exons ATGGCGATTCGCGGGGGGTCTTCATTTGCCCTCGCGGCACTGCTCGCGCTCGCCTCTGTCGCAGCCGTCGCCGGCGAGGTCTTCTTCCAGGAGAAGTTCGAAG ATGGCTGGGAAAGTCGGTGGGTCAAGTCCGACTGGAAGAAGGATGAGAACATGGCTGGTGAATGGAACCACACGTCTGGGAAATGGAATGGAGATGCTGAGGACAAAG GTATCCAGACCTCTGAGGACTACAGGTTCTATGCCATTTCGGCGGAGTACCCTGAGTTCAGCAACAAGGATAAGACCCTGGTGCTGCAGTTCTCAGTGAAGCACGAGCAGAAGCTGGACTGCGGTGGTGGTTATGTCAAGTTGCTTGGCGGTGATGTCGACCAGAAGAAATTCGGTGGAGACACACCTTACAG CATTATGTTTGGACCAGATATCTGTGGATACAGCACCAAGAAGGTTCACACTATCCTGACAAAGGATGGCAAGAACCACCTGATCAAGAAGGATGTGCCTTGCGAGACTGACCAGCTGACACATGTGTACACTTTGATCATCCGCCCTGATGCGACATACACCATTCTCATTGACAATGAAGAGAAGCAAACAGGCAGCGTCTACGAGCACTGGGACATACTTCCCCCAAAGCAAATCAAGGACCCAGAGGCTAAGAAG CCTGAGGACTGGGATGATGAGGAAGATGGTGAATGGACTGCCCCTACCATTCCCAACCCAGAATACAAGGGACCATGGAAGCAAAAG AAAATCAAGAACCCGAACTACCAGGGTAAATGGAAGGCACCTATGATTGACAACCCAG ATTTCAAGGATGATCCATACATTTATGCTTTTGACAGCCTCAAGTACATTGGCATTGAGCTGTGGCAG GTTAAATCAGGTACTTTGTTTGACAACATCATCATCACCGACGACCCAGCGTTGGCTAAGAAATTTGCAGAGGAGACATGGGGCAAGCACAAGGAG GCTGAGAAGGCTGCTTTTGATGAGGctgagaagaagaaggaagaggAG GAAGCTGCCAAGGCTGGTGATGAGGACGATGACCTAGAG GATGAGGAAGATGATGAGAAGGCAGACGAGGACAAAGCTGACTCTGATGCCGAGGATGGCAAGGATTCTGATGATGAGAAGCAC GACGAGCTCTAG